From a region of the Tenggerimyces flavus genome:
- a CDS encoding Re/Si-specific NAD(P)(+) transhydrogenase subunit alpha — protein sequence MRITVLRERRPGERRVAVVPELVPKLTEAGFEVAVEPDAGAELHASDDDYRAAGAYVGDDAIDNAKVVLSVQPPDLAHVRHLPEGTVTVSFLPTIQELPLVRILRDRKVTTFSMDLIPRTSRAQSMDALSSQALVAGYRCAIVAAERLPRFFPLFMTAAGTVRPASVLVLGAGVAGLQAIATAKRLGAMVEAYDVREASAEEIRSLGAKFVELPLEALGGTGGYAREMTEERAAKQRELLTPYVANADALITTAAVPGRPAPLLVTAAMVNGMKPGSVVVDLAAEQGSNVEGSKPGEELNVNGVTIWGGRNVPSQMPLPASRLYAQNVVNFLLLMLKEGNVEIDFDDDVIAGSCVTHAGEVRHHLTQDQLGEVG from the coding sequence GTGAGGATCACGGTGCTCAGGGAGAGGCGGCCTGGTGAGCGCCGGGTTGCTGTGGTGCCGGAGCTGGTTCCGAAGCTCACGGAGGCGGGGTTCGAGGTCGCGGTCGAGCCCGATGCCGGGGCTGAGCTGCATGCGAGCGACGATGACTACCGCGCAGCCGGGGCGTACGTCGGCGACGACGCCATCGACAACGCCAAGGTCGTGCTCAGCGTCCAGCCCCCCGACCTCGCGCACGTGCGGCACCTGCCGGAGGGGACGGTCACCGTCTCGTTCCTCCCCACCATCCAGGAGCTCCCGCTCGTCCGCATCCTCCGCGACCGCAAGGTCACCACCTTCTCCATGGACCTCATCCCGAGAACGTCCCGCGCCCAGTCCATGGACGCCCTCTCCAGTCAGGCCCTCGTCGCCGGCTATCGGTGCGCGATCGTCGCCGCCGAACGGTTGCCGAGGTTCTTTCCGCTCTTCATGACAGCCGCCGGCACGGTCCGCCCGGCCAGCGTGCTCGTGCTCGGCGCCGGCGTCGCGGGCCTGCAGGCCATCGCCACCGCCAAGCGGCTCGGCGCGATGGTTGAGGCGTACGACGTCCGCGAAGCCTCCGCGGAGGAGATCCGCAGCCTCGGCGCGAAGTTCGTCGAGCTGCCCCTCGAAGCCCTCGGCGGCACCGGTGGGTACGCGCGGGAGATGACCGAGGAACGAGCAGCCAAGCAGCGCGAGCTCCTCACCCCGTACGTCGCGAACGCCGACGCCCTCATCACCACCGCCGCAGTGCCCGGAAGGCCGGCGCCGCTCCTCGTCACCGCCGCCATGGTCAACGGCATGAAGCCCGGCTCCGTCGTCGTCGACCTCGCCGCCGAACAGGGCAGCAACGTCGAGGGCAGCAAGCCCGGCGAAGAACTGAACGTCAACGGCGTCACGATCTGGGGCGGCCGGAACGTGCCGAGCCAGATGCCCTTGCCGGCAAGCAGATTGTACGCACAGAACGTTGTCAACTTCCTCTTGCTCATGCTCAAGGAGGGCAACGTCGAGATCGACTTCGACGACGACGTCATCGCCGGGAGCTGCGTGACGCACGCGGGCGAGGTGCGGCACCACTTGACCCAGGACCAGTTGGGGGAGGTCGGATAG
- a CDS encoding GNAT family N-acetyltransferase, translating into MIEVDGGERARAYRDAYTEQVRGQAHEGDGRTYERSGPVVRSYGNGRPGFVGYQDLQGLAGDELDTFINEQRDFFKERNEEFEWKYHGYDLPADLPERLVKAGLTPDDEEMIMIGEAADLATDAKAPAGTKIRQVDQHDDFVRIAAMETEVWGFSHDWLVDHLAQEVKAGGIVLAAEAEAEAEDGKVVSAAWLHLNQGTEFAGLWGGSTLQEWRGRGIYKALVAARAHKAVERGFRYLQSDTSEDSRPILARLGLLPVATTTPYNWRP; encoded by the coding sequence TTGATCGAGGTTGACGGCGGGGAGCGGGCGAGGGCTTATCGGGACGCCTACACGGAGCAGGTTCGCGGGCAGGCTCACGAGGGGGATGGGCGGACGTACGAACGCTCCGGCCCCGTCGTACGCAGCTATGGCAACGGCCGGCCGGGGTTCGTCGGGTACCAGGATCTCCAAGGGCTAGCAGGCGACGAGCTAGACACGTTCATCAACGAGCAAAGGGACTTCTTCAAGGAACGCAACGAAGAGTTCGAGTGGAAGTACCACGGCTACGACCTTCCGGCGGATCTCCCCGAGCGTCTCGTCAAGGCTGGATTGACGCCGGACGACGAGGAGATGATCATGATCGGCGAGGCCGCCGACCTCGCCACGGACGCCAAGGCCCCCGCAGGCACAAAGATCAGGCAGGTCGATCAGCACGACGACTTCGTCCGCATCGCCGCGATGGAGACCGAGGTCTGGGGCTTCAGTCATGACTGGCTCGTCGACCACCTCGCCCAGGAGGTCAAGGCCGGCGGCATCGTCCTCGCCGCAGAGGCAGAGGCAGAGGCGGAAGACGGCAAGGTGGTGTCCGCCGCCTGGCTCCACCTCAACCAGGGCACCGAGTTCGCGGGCCTCTGGGGCGGCTCGACCCTGCAGGAGTGGCGCGGCAGAGGCATCTACAAAGCCCTCGTCGCCGCACGAGCCCACAAAGCCGTCGAACGAGGATTCCGCTACCTCCAGTCCGACACCTCCGAGGACAGCCGCCCCATCCTCGCCCGCCTCGGCCTCCTCCCGGTCGCCACCACCACCCCCTACAACTGGCGGCCGTGA
- a CDS encoding glycoside hydrolase family 2 TIM barrel-domain containing protein: MRDAYTATGPTTALPVWENPELTGTGRLRTRATLLPYPSADEARAQENARVLELDGDWSFRLVGHPDETPNDFPDPALDVSGWDHVAVPGNWTMQGYGRPQYTNVRMPFAPNLPPKVPVDNPTGLYRTTFDLPQKWYGQRLVLHLGAAISMASLWLNGVPVGLAKDSRLPSEFDITAIAREGENVLAVQVIQWSDASYIEDQDQWWQAGIQRSVYVYATPATHLADLAAVATYDHEKGSGELGVFASVGDLPGKGWKVTSQLLGPDGEVAIDSLEGEVALQSEDAPGLGAAGFGATLAKVRPWSAEQPNLYTLVVSLRDPDGNEVEATRTRVGFRTVEIRDRELLVNGKRVYIKGVNRHEHHDRFGSAVPRETVLEDVRVLKQFNVNAVRTSHYPPDPFFLDLADEYGFYVIDEANIEAHANYNTICSDPRYQAAFVDRVSRMVLRDRNHPSIISWSLGNETGYGPNHDAAAAWVRRVDPTRPIHYEGAIAPDWSAGHPSSDLVCPMYPSIDRIVEWAKTTNDHRPLIMCEYAHAMGNSCGNLADYWEAIESHHGLQGGFIWEMLDHGIVKQAEDGREYWGYGGDFGDEPNDGNFVCDGLFWPDRTPHPSMWEAKRVFQPFAASLVNDDLRIDNKYDFRDLSHLAVSWEVAVDGVVASSGQLPTLSTPAGGQQVLSAPWSVPDLEPGQETYATLRFVDSTDVPLIGTGHEVGWVQIPLGTGVVQPSPTSAGPTSVEETEAGWTIRGPRSVLVVGRTGAVSWSVDGVDLVANGLSANVWRAPTDNDGIQFVVLAGHHQHQVLAKWLEVGLNQLVAQTEEVSVQTDDAGRAVVVRRERLVPEGKELGLTHECRLVVSGDVLEVAHSFAVDAGLPDLPRIGAAAVLPAGFETVEWFGRGPHESYVDRKLGAAVGRWNGTIDEQYVPYILPQEHGNKTDVRWLAVRRADGVGLLVSAPTPMEAKASHYSDATLDAAKHTIDVVREDVTYLSIDVHQRGLGGASCGPDTLERYQVPSGTTYELSYRLLPLTVDDDPGTMHRAR, from the coding sequence ATGCGAGACGCCTACACCGCAACGGGTCCGACCACCGCGCTCCCTGTCTGGGAAAATCCCGAGCTGACCGGCACGGGCCGCCTCCGCACCCGCGCCACGCTGCTCCCCTATCCGTCAGCCGACGAAGCCCGAGCCCAGGAGAACGCCAGGGTCCTCGAGCTCGACGGTGACTGGTCGTTCCGGCTGGTGGGACATCCTGACGAGACCCCGAACGACTTCCCCGACCCGGCGCTGGACGTCTCGGGCTGGGATCACGTCGCGGTGCCGGGAAACTGGACCATGCAGGGGTACGGCCGCCCGCAGTACACCAACGTTCGGATGCCGTTCGCCCCGAACCTCCCGCCGAAAGTTCCGGTGGACAATCCGACCGGCCTGTACCGCACGACTTTCGACCTCCCCCAAAAGTGGTACGGCCAGCGACTTGTGCTCCACCTCGGTGCCGCGATCTCGATGGCCTCGCTCTGGTTGAACGGCGTCCCCGTCGGCCTCGCCAAGGACTCGAGGCTGCCGAGCGAGTTCGATATCACCGCGATCGCCCGCGAGGGCGAGAACGTCCTTGCCGTCCAGGTGATCCAGTGGTCCGACGCCAGCTACATCGAGGACCAGGACCAGTGGTGGCAGGCCGGCATCCAGCGCTCGGTGTACGTGTACGCCACCCCGGCCACCCACCTCGCCGACCTCGCCGCGGTCGCGACCTACGACCACGAGAAGGGCTCCGGCGAGCTCGGCGTCTTCGCCAGCGTCGGCGACCTCCCCGGCAAGGGCTGGAAGGTCACCAGCCAACTCCTCGGCCCGGACGGCGAGGTCGCGATCGACAGCCTGGAAGGCGAGGTGGCGCTGCAGTCCGAGGACGCGCCCGGCCTCGGCGCGGCCGGGTTCGGCGCCACGCTCGCCAAGGTCCGGCCGTGGTCGGCCGAGCAACCCAACCTCTACACGCTCGTCGTCAGCCTGCGCGACCCCGACGGCAACGAGGTCGAGGCGACCCGCACCCGCGTAGGCTTCCGCACCGTCGAGATCCGCGACCGCGAGCTGCTCGTCAACGGCAAGCGCGTCTACATCAAGGGCGTCAACCGGCACGAGCACCACGACCGCTTCGGCAGCGCCGTCCCGCGCGAGACCGTGCTCGAGGACGTACGCGTCCTCAAGCAGTTCAATGTGAACGCCGTGCGCACCTCGCACTACCCGCCCGACCCGTTCTTCCTCGACCTCGCGGACGAGTACGGCTTCTACGTCATCGACGAGGCGAACATCGAGGCGCACGCGAACTACAACACGATCTGCTCCGACCCGAGGTACCAAGCCGCGTTCGTGGACCGGGTCAGCCGCATGGTCCTGCGCGACCGCAACCACCCGAGCATCATCTCCTGGTCGCTCGGCAACGAGACCGGCTACGGACCGAACCACGACGCCGCGGCGGCCTGGGTACGTCGCGTCGACCCGACGCGTCCGATCCACTACGAGGGCGCGATCGCGCCGGACTGGTCGGCCGGCCACCCGTCGAGCGATCTGGTCTGCCCGATGTACCCGTCGATCGATCGCATCGTCGAGTGGGCGAAGACGACGAACGACCATCGCCCGTTGATCATGTGCGAGTACGCACACGCGATGGGCAACAGCTGCGGCAACCTCGCGGACTACTGGGAGGCGATCGAGTCGCACCACGGCCTGCAGGGCGGGTTCATCTGGGAGATGCTCGACCACGGAATCGTCAAGCAGGCTGAGGATGGGCGGGAGTACTGGGGGTACGGCGGCGACTTCGGCGACGAGCCGAACGACGGCAACTTCGTGTGTGACGGGCTGTTCTGGCCGGACCGTACGCCGCATCCGTCCATGTGGGAGGCGAAGCGCGTCTTCCAGCCGTTCGCGGCGAGCCTAGTCAACGACGACTTGCGCATCGACAACAAGTACGACTTCCGCGACCTGTCGCATCTCGCGGTCTCGTGGGAGGTGGCGGTCGACGGGGTCGTGGCGTCGTCGGGCCAGCTGCCCACGTTGTCGACGCCGGCGGGCGGGCAGCAGGTGCTGTCGGCGCCGTGGTCGGTACCGGACCTCGAGCCGGGGCAGGAGACGTACGCGACGCTTCGGTTCGTCGACTCGACGGACGTTCCACTGATCGGCACCGGGCACGAGGTCGGCTGGGTGCAGATCCCGCTCGGCACCGGAGTGGTCCAGCCCTCGCCCACGAGCGCCGGGCCAACGAGCGTGGAGGAAACCGAAGCAGGCTGGACGATTCGGGGTCCACGGTCGGTGCTGGTTGTCGGGCGTACGGGTGCCGTGTCCTGGTCGGTCGACGGCGTCGACCTGGTCGCGAACGGCCTGAGCGCGAACGTCTGGCGCGCGCCGACCGACAACGACGGCATCCAGTTCGTCGTCCTGGCTGGCCATCACCAGCACCAGGTGCTCGCCAAGTGGCTCGAGGTCGGCCTCAACCAGCTCGTCGCCCAGACCGAGGAAGTCTCGGTCCAGACCGACGATGCGGGCCGCGCGGTCGTCGTACGCCGCGAACGCCTCGTACCAGAAGGGAAAGAGCTCGGGCTCACCCACGAGTGCCGGCTGGTGGTGTCCGGCGACGTGCTCGAGGTCGCGCACTCGTTCGCCGTCGACGCCGGGCTGCCGGACCTGCCGCGGATCGGCGCCGCGGCAGTGCTGCCGGCGGGCTTCGAGACCGTGGAGTGGTTCGGTCGCGGCCCGCACGAGAGCTACGTCGACCGCAAGCTCGGCGCGGCGGTCGGCCGGTGGAACGGCACGATCGACGAGCAGTACGTGCCGTACATCCTGCCGCAGGAGCACGGGAACAAGACCGACGTACGCTGGCTCGCGGTCCGCCGCGCCGACGGTGTCGGGCTGCTCGTCTCCGCGCCGACGCCGATGGAGGCGAAGGCGTCGCACTACTCCGACGCCACCCTGGACGCGGCGAAGCACACGATCGACGTGGTGCGCGAGGACGTGACGTACCTGTCGATCGACGTCCACCAGCGCGGCCTCGGCGGGGCGAGCTGTGGGCCGGACACGTTGGAGCGCTATCAGGTGCCGTCGGGCACGACGTACGAGCTCTCCTACCGCCTGCTGCCGCTCACCGTCGACGACGATCCGGGGACGATGCACCGGGCGCGGTAA
- a CDS encoding NAD(P) transhydrogenase subunit alpha, translating into MAEGIVLLTIFVLSAFTGYEVIAKVSTILHTPLMSGANAIHGVILVGAILVAGRADSAIELIVGLVAVFLATLNMVGGFVVTDRMLEMFKPRKQVERP; encoded by the coding sequence ATGGCAGAAGGCATTGTGCTGTTGACGATCTTCGTGCTCAGTGCGTTCACCGGGTATGAGGTCATCGCGAAGGTCTCGACGATTCTGCATACCCCGTTGATGTCTGGCGCGAACGCCATCCACGGAGTCATCCTCGTCGGCGCCATCCTGGTGGCGGGACGAGCGGACAGCGCGATCGAGCTGATCGTCGGGCTGGTCGCCGTCTTCCTCGCCACGCTCAACATGGTCGGCGGATTCGTCGTCACCGACCGGATGCTCGAGATGTTCAAGCCCCGCAAGCAGGTCGAGCGTCCATGA
- a CDS encoding M36 family metallopeptidase: MSESFDVRETRWNLVEVAQDRINALAAAADGVQCVEVAELRVQRVDGFTQNPTAVDVDPTGSSSTGDLAGDAFAVLTDRRVSRLLGAPEGSALEFATAPVISLLSSGAAVVHLAQTWQRLPIFQASATVRFSPQGLVQKISSRLVTIENAPDLAPTLDAEEAIVKAATFVSNETFEANVQASKPDELHRPHSFEQGPFGDVVRTRLRWFWQPDDLRLAWESSFLLPGKEGRWRVLIDAHDGTLLYRQEVTRRIAATALVYPLSADGERGLQLIPRAVDQPNFLLDLRGLDRDPSVPTDWVAANETSGPTIHAVDAETGDPMSGRGTGKTLSLAFEPADPEGDEQFVLNAFFLSCTAYDVAHMVGFREGDGSYIRGNPSVSTDRTTVLVHDDEDSSWWDPGDPLNVLDGGPTLHLGTRDVTHDALDPTVVLHEYFHGVTGQLVGGHANSASLEWPQSRGLAEGWSDYVACALTRATAIAPRSTGDPKGLRGVPYDESYHATLGDLSDRELDEFGIGERWAATLLALDRAVVVPEARGHLLQVVADSWKTIENPSLQDAREDLLAAHRDRLASGRDNLSVSSGTRAVLQQVLAGQGLSGYARALSPSEFEPDTTPAGPEYVEYRQSALRPKLSNLTTFPTLAGLVGYDEAGRNLHTYLINDEARLIEQWGVTPWAGSCTALVPFRNGHDNLLLTYDGENGQCRIGKLDFRSGTYAPSSEVAGTPGWTHVGTLAVGGHAHLVFYDTESGRVQVDQVKEDGSGTATVLDATWEPGWTSLVSLEVDGEPLLVRYNEATGGSSIVKPGEDSASFVDVNSALLSPGWTNLRTFTRQGETRVLMASAARRGFTIYRVLDGELIPTTVCDLPYKRSTLLPFSGPDGVPYFVGYDAERGRAVAAYIQGLA, translated from the coding sequence ATGAGCGAGTCCTTCGACGTCCGCGAGACCCGTTGGAATCTGGTCGAAGTAGCACAAGACCGAATCAATGCGCTCGCAGCCGCCGCCGATGGTGTGCAATGCGTCGAAGTCGCAGAACTCCGCGTGCAGAGGGTTGACGGGTTCACTCAGAACCCGACGGCCGTCGACGTCGACCCGACCGGTTCGTCGAGTACTGGCGATCTGGCGGGCGACGCGTTCGCCGTGCTCACCGACCGTCGGGTGTCGCGGCTGCTTGGCGCGCCCGAAGGCAGCGCGCTGGAGTTCGCCACAGCCCCCGTGATCTCCCTTTTGTCCAGTGGTGCCGCAGTCGTGCACCTTGCCCAGACCTGGCAACGGCTGCCGATCTTCCAGGCCTCCGCGACCGTACGGTTCAGCCCGCAAGGCCTCGTGCAGAAGATCTCCTCGCGGCTCGTGACGATCGAGAACGCACCGGATCTCGCGCCGACGCTCGACGCCGAAGAGGCGATCGTCAAGGCTGCCACCTTCGTGAGCAACGAGACGTTCGAGGCGAACGTACAAGCGAGCAAGCCCGACGAGCTGCACCGCCCACACTCGTTCGAGCAAGGCCCGTTCGGCGACGTCGTACGGACCAGGCTGCGCTGGTTCTGGCAGCCCGATGATCTTCGTCTCGCCTGGGAGTCCTCGTTCCTCCTTCCTGGCAAGGAAGGTCGCTGGCGCGTGCTGATCGACGCGCACGACGGCACCCTGCTCTACCGGCAGGAGGTCACGCGAAGGATCGCCGCGACCGCGCTGGTCTACCCGCTCAGCGCGGACGGCGAACGGGGTCTGCAGCTGATCCCGCGCGCCGTCGACCAGCCCAACTTCCTCCTCGACCTGCGCGGACTCGACCGCGACCCGAGCGTCCCGACCGACTGGGTGGCCGCGAACGAGACGAGCGGCCCGACGATCCACGCCGTCGACGCCGAAACCGGCGACCCGATGAGCGGCCGGGGGACCGGTAAGACGCTCTCGCTCGCGTTCGAGCCGGCCGATCCGGAGGGCGACGAACAGTTCGTTCTCAATGCGTTCTTCCTCAGCTGCACGGCGTACGACGTCGCGCACATGGTCGGCTTCCGCGAGGGCGACGGCAGCTACATCCGCGGCAACCCGTCGGTGAGCACGGACCGGACGACCGTTCTCGTGCATGACGACGAGGACAGCAGCTGGTGGGACCCGGGCGACCCGTTGAACGTGCTCGACGGCGGCCCGACCCTGCACCTCGGCACGCGCGACGTCACGCACGACGCGCTCGACCCGACCGTCGTGCTGCACGAGTACTTCCACGGCGTCACCGGCCAGCTCGTCGGCGGTCACGCCAACTCCGCCAGCCTCGAGTGGCCGCAGAGCCGCGGCCTGGCCGAGGGCTGGAGCGACTACGTCGCGTGCGCGCTGACCCGGGCGACCGCGATCGCGCCGCGGTCGACCGGTGATCCCAAAGGTCTGCGCGGTGTGCCGTACGACGAGTCGTACCACGCCACGCTCGGCGACCTGTCCGACCGCGAGCTCGACGAGTTCGGCATCGGCGAACGGTGGGCGGCGACGCTGCTCGCGCTCGACCGTGCCGTCGTCGTTCCCGAGGCGCGCGGGCACCTGCTGCAGGTCGTCGCGGACTCGTGGAAGACGATCGAAAACCCAAGCCTGCAAGACGCTCGCGAGGATCTGCTCGCCGCGCACCGGGACCGCCTGGCCAGCGGACGGGACAACCTCTCGGTCAGCTCGGGGACGCGCGCCGTGCTCCAGCAGGTGCTTGCCGGACAGGGACTCAGCGGGTACGCGCGGGCGTTGTCGCCGAGCGAGTTCGAGCCCGACACGACTCCGGCGGGCCCGGAGTACGTCGAGTACCGGCAGTCCGCGCTGCGGCCGAAACTCTCCAACCTCACCACGTTCCCCACCTTGGCCGGTCTGGTCGGGTACGACGAGGCGGGGCGGAATCTCCATACCTACTTGATCAACGACGAGGCACGGCTGATCGAACAGTGGGGCGTCACGCCGTGGGCGGGAAGCTGCACGGCGCTGGTTCCGTTCCGCAACGGGCACGACAACCTGCTGTTGACGTACGACGGCGAGAACGGGCAATGCCGCATCGGCAAGCTGGACTTCCGTTCGGGAACCTATGCGCCGAGCTCCGAGGTGGCGGGCACGCCGGGCTGGACGCACGTCGGGACGCTCGCGGTCGGCGGGCACGCGCACCTCGTCTTCTACGACACCGAGTCGGGGCGGGTGCAGGTCGACCAGGTCAAGGAGGACGGTTCCGGTACGGCGACCGTCCTCGACGCGACCTGGGAGCCGGGTTGGACCTCGCTCGTGTCGCTCGAGGTCGACGGTGAGCCGCTGCTCGTTCGCTACAACGAGGCGACCGGCGGGTCCTCGATCGTCAAGCCTGGTGAGGATTCCGCCTCGTTCGTCGATGTCAACTCCGCCTTGCTCAGCCCGGGGTGGACGAACCTGCGGACGTTCACGCGCCAGGGCGAGACCCGAGTGCTGATGGCGTCGGCGGCGCGGCGCGGCTTCACCATCTACCGCGTGCTGGACGGCGAGCTGATCCCGACGACGGTGTGCGATCTGCCGTACAAGCGCTCGACCCTGCTGCCGTTCAGCGGGCCGGACGGCGTGCCCTACTTCGTCGGCTACGACGCCGAACGCGGCCGGGCCGTCGCCGCGTACATCCAGGGCCTAGCCTGA
- a CDS encoding NAD(P)(+) transhydrogenase (Re/Si-specific) subunit beta: protein MTESVWIDAGYLLAAVCFILALKALSSPRSARWGNAVGAVGAVLAVVLVFLAERPSNLVAILIAILLGGLVGAVAARRVAMTAMPQLVALFNGVGGGAAALVALLELGEVGGSAIIPLVATAFTVLIGAISFSGSAITFAKLQELMTSRPIVPPGAQWLFGGAIIAALALSVLVVTTGNTLIGVVLALVALGLGVLLVLPVGGADVPIVISLLNAFTGLSVAASGYLLGNTLLLVAGTLVGAAGALLTKLMAQAMGRSVANIMFGALRGGSTLGASVESQRPVKSAPAEDIAVLLGYAQRVIVVPGYGLAVAQAQHTLRELADILNERGIEVTYAIHPVAGRMPGHMNVLLAEANVPYEQLVEMEQINPEFKSADVALVVGANDVVNPAARSPQGSPISGMPILDADHAKAVVFMKRSMRPGFAGIENELLYDPKTTLLFGDAKASLTKLVSAVKAL, encoded by the coding sequence ATGACCGAAAGCGTCTGGATCGACGCCGGCTACCTGCTGGCCGCGGTCTGCTTCATCCTCGCGCTGAAGGCGTTGTCGTCGCCGCGGTCCGCCCGATGGGGCAACGCCGTCGGAGCGGTCGGCGCGGTGCTCGCGGTCGTGCTGGTGTTCCTCGCGGAACGGCCGAGCAACCTGGTCGCGATCCTCATCGCCATCCTGCTCGGCGGACTGGTCGGTGCGGTCGCCGCGCGCAGGGTCGCGATGACCGCGATGCCGCAGCTCGTCGCGCTGTTCAACGGCGTCGGCGGTGGAGCGGCCGCGCTCGTCGCGCTGCTCGAGCTCGGTGAGGTCGGCGGGTCCGCGATCATCCCGCTCGTCGCCACCGCGTTCACCGTCCTGATCGGCGCGATCTCCTTCTCCGGCTCGGCGATCACGTTCGCCAAGCTGCAAGAACTCATGACCAGCCGCCCCATCGTTCCGCCAGGCGCGCAGTGGCTGTTCGGCGGCGCCATCATCGCCGCCCTTGCGCTGTCGGTCCTCGTCGTCACCACCGGCAACACGCTCATCGGCGTCGTTCTCGCCCTTGTGGCGTTGGGACTCGGCGTCCTCCTCGTCCTCCCGGTGGGCGGCGCGGACGTCCCGATCGTCATCTCCCTCCTCAACGCCTTCACCGGACTCTCAGTCGCCGCCAGCGGTTACCTGCTCGGCAACACGCTCCTGCTGGTCGCCGGCACGCTCGTCGGCGCGGCCGGTGCGCTGCTCACCAAGCTGATGGCGCAGGCGATGGGCCGTTCCGTAGCCAACATCATGTTCGGCGCACTCAGAGGCGGCTCCACCCTCGGCGCGAGCGTCGAGAGCCAGCGCCCCGTCAAGTCCGCGCCCGCCGAGGACATCGCCGTCCTGCTCGGCTACGCGCAGCGCGTCATTGTCGTTCCCGGGTACGGGCTCGCCGTCGCGCAAGCCCAACACACGTTGCGAGAACTCGCCGACATTCTCAACGAACGCGGCATCGAGGTCACGTACGCCATCCACCCCGTCGCCGGCAGAATGCCCGGCCACATGAACGTTCTGCTCGCCGAGGCGAACGTCCCGTACGAGCAGCTCGTCGAGATGGAACAGATCAACCCCGAGTTCAAGAGCGCCGACGTCGCACTCGTCGTCGGCGCGAACGACGTCGTCAACCCGGCCGCGCGCAGCCCGCAGGGATCGCCGATCTCGGGAATGCCCATCCTCGATGCCGATCATGCGAAAGCCGTCGTGTTCATGAAGCGCTCGATGCGCCCCGGGTTCGCCGGCATCGAGAACGAGCTGCTCTACGATCCCAAGACCACACTGCTCTTCGGCGATGCCAAGGCGTCCTTGACGAAGCTGGTCAGCGCCGTCAAGGCACTCTAG
- a CDS encoding helix-turn-helix domain-containing protein: protein METPERYQRDHEKLSAGLRELRNAAGFTGREAAKRAGMSQPKISKIENALLLPSAADVETLLHVYGAPQEQFDGLLDLAAVLHTTYESNRTIVRRGAARRQRQIAQLEAEATTAQYLSISLIPTLLQTAEYARRVFALDLTGNDLARALDARLERQHVLYRESKSLSFILTEAALRWQFGPAEVMRTQLLHIASLSTLPNVSIGIVPWTAEVSVVPMHNFEIFDDKLVTVTLETVSMTFQDPQDVLRHGRLYAGLDKAALKGDEARALLSKIAEEFRALD from the coding sequence ATGGAGACGCCTGAGCGCTATCAGCGGGATCACGAGAAGCTCTCGGCTGGGCTCCGCGAGCTGCGCAACGCGGCCGGGTTTACCGGGCGTGAGGCGGCTAAGCGCGCGGGGATGAGCCAGCCGAAGATCTCGAAGATCGAGAACGCGTTGTTGCTGCCGAGTGCGGCCGACGTGGAAACGTTGCTGCACGTCTACGGGGCACCGCAGGAGCAGTTCGACGGGCTGCTCGACCTCGCCGCGGTGTTGCACACGACGTACGAGAGCAACCGCACGATCGTGCGCCGCGGGGCGGCTCGGCGACAGCGCCAGATCGCGCAGCTCGAGGCGGAGGCGACGACGGCGCAGTACCTGTCGATCTCGCTGATCCCGACGTTGCTCCAGACCGCGGAGTACGCGCGTCGGGTGTTCGCGCTGGACCTGACCGGAAACGATCTCGCCCGCGCGCTGGATGCCCGCTTGGAGCGGCAGCATGTGCTCTATCGGGAGTCCAAGTCGCTCTCCTTCATCTTGACCGAGGCGGCGCTGCGCTGGCAGTTCGGGCCGGCCGAGGTGATGCGGACGCAGCTGCTCCACATCGCGTCGCTGTCGACGTTGCCGAACGTGTCGATCGGCATCGTGCCGTGGACGGCCGAGGTCTCGGTGGTGCCGATGCACAACTTCGAGATCTTCGACGACAAGCTGGTGACGGTCACCTTGGAGACCGTGTCGATGACGTTCCAGGACCCGCAGGACGTCCTGCGCCATGGGCGCTTGTACGCCGGGCTGGACAAGGCCGCCCTGAAGGGTGACGAGGCCCGGGCGCTGCTCAGCAAGATCGCCGAGGAGTTCCGCGCCCTCGACTGA